One window of the Asticcacaulis sp. SL142 genome contains the following:
- a CDS encoding DUF1427 family protein has product MWPTLIGIALGLLIGFVCRFFDLPLPAPPRLVGALLVVAMTLGFVAGGSF; this is encoded by the coding sequence ATGTGGCCTACACTTATTGGTATCGCGCTGGGCCTGCTGATCGGGTTTGTCTGCCGTTTTTTTGATCTGCCCTTACCGGCCCCGCCCAGGCTTGTCGGCGCCCTGCTTGTCGTGGCGATGACGCTCGGCTTTGTCGCAGGCGGATCATTCTGA
- a CDS encoding DUF1427 family protein — MTTQHLKIIIGLVLGFGIGFGCRVASIPSPAPPVITGALLVVAMTVGWILTDRWLSHRPKVNEIHCGGPTGLPHNPQKD; from the coding sequence ATGACCACTCAGCATCTCAAGATCATCATCGGCCTGGTGCTCGGTTTCGGCATAGGGTTCGGCTGTCGCGTAGCCAGCATCCCCAGCCCAGCACCCCCCGTCATCACCGGCGCATTGCTGGTGGTCGCCATGACGGTCGGCTGGATACTCACCGATCGTTGGTTGTCGCACCGGCCCAAAGTCAACGAAATCCACTGCGGCGGCCCGACCGGCCTTCCCCATAACCCTCAGAAAGACTGA
- a CDS encoding amidohydrolase, with amino-acid sequence MLNRRHAIAGGSAISALLATFAFTKDLNMTPDLILYNAKLTTLDRTNPNATAVAIAGGVFTAVDTDAEVMKLKGPKTKLIDLKGKRVIPGLNDSHTHLIRGGLNYLMELRWDGVASVAEALDMLKAQVALTPAPQWVRVVGGFTEHQFAEKRLPTLDEINAIAPDTPVFILHLYDRALLNKAALRAVGYDKDTPNPPGGEIQRDSAGNPTGLLIAKPNALILYATLAKGPKLSPADQVISTRHYMKELNRLGITSVIDAGGGFQNYPDDYDTIGTLAKNDQLTVRIAYNLFTQNKGKELEDFQTWTRIVKPGQGDGMYRHNGAGEMLVFSAADFEDFREPRPELAATMEDELYAVTRHLVENRWPFRIHGTYDESISRFLDVFERVNAEVPFDGLHWIIDHAETVSARNIDRIKALGGGIAVQHRMAYQGEAFVARYGAKAAEQTPPVTKVLAAGVPVGMGTDATRVASYNPWVGIYWLVTGKTLGGLQLYGPQSRLDREEVVRLYTEGSAWFSTENGKKGALKVGQYADIAVPNADLMRIPESDIKDLYSVLTIVGGKIVHAQDAFKPLAPAALPISPDWSPVRTFGGYQHKKAEIASLDKISRIACACGTDCKVHGHAHGGAYAANIPASNLRDFWGVLGCACWA; translated from the coding sequence ATGCTAAACCGACGCCATGCCATTGCCGGGGGCTCCGCTATCTCGGCCTTGCTTGCGACCTTTGCTTTTACGAAAGACCTGAACATGACCCCCGACCTGATCCTTTATAACGCTAAGCTGACCACGCTCGACCGCACCAATCCCAACGCGACGGCGGTGGCGATAGCAGGCGGGGTCTTTACGGCGGTGGATACCGATGCCGAGGTCATGAAGCTCAAAGGCCCTAAGACAAAACTTATCGACCTTAAGGGTAAGCGCGTTATTCCCGGCCTGAACGACAGCCACACCCACCTGATCCGCGGCGGGCTGAACTACCTGATGGAACTGCGCTGGGACGGGGTCGCCTCGGTTGCTGAGGCGCTCGATATGCTTAAGGCGCAAGTCGCCCTTACCCCCGCGCCGCAGTGGGTGCGGGTGGTGGGTGGCTTCACCGAGCACCAGTTTGCGGAAAAGCGCCTGCCGACGCTGGATGAGATCAACGCCATCGCCCCGGATACGCCGGTCTTTATCCTGCATCTTTATGACCGGGCCTTGCTCAATAAGGCCGCTTTGCGCGCCGTCGGGTACGACAAGGATACGCCCAATCCGCCGGGCGGTGAGATCCAGCGCGACAGTGCCGGTAACCCGACCGGCCTGCTGATTGCCAAACCCAACGCCCTGATCCTGTATGCGACCCTGGCCAAGGGCCCTAAGCTGTCGCCCGCCGATCAGGTCATCTCGACCCGCCATTACATGAAGGAACTGAACCGACTGGGCATCACCTCGGTGATTGATGCCGGCGGCGGGTTTCAGAATTACCCCGATGATTATGACACTATCGGCACACTGGCCAAAAATGACCAGTTGACCGTGCGTATCGCCTATAACCTGTTCACCCAGAACAAGGGCAAGGAACTGGAGGATTTCCAGACCTGGACCAGGATCGTCAAACCGGGTCAGGGTGACGGCATGTATCGCCATAATGGTGCCGGGGAAATGCTGGTCTTTTCGGCCGCAGATTTTGAGGATTTCCGTGAGCCTCGCCCGGAACTTGCGGCCACTATGGAAGATGAGCTTTATGCGGTGACCCGACATCTGGTCGAAAACCGCTGGCCGTTCCGCATCCACGGCACCTATGATGAAAGCATCTCGCGCTTTCTCGATGTGTTCGAGCGCGTCAATGCCGAGGTTCCGTTTGACGGTTTGCACTGGATCATTGATCACGCCGAAACCGTCTCCGCCCGCAATATCGATCGCATCAAGGCCCTGGGCGGCGGCATCGCCGTTCAGCACCGCATGGCCTATCAGGGGGAGGCGTTTGTGGCCCGCTACGGCGCCAAGGCCGCAGAGCAGACCCCGCCGGTCACTAAGGTGCTGGCGGCCGGCGTCCCCGTGGGCATGGGCACGGATGCTACCCGCGTGGCCAGCTATAATCCGTGGGTGGGTATCTACTGGTTGGTCACGGGTAAGACCTTGGGGGGCTTGCAACTCTATGGCCCCCAGAGCCGCCTTGACCGCGAAGAGGTGGTGCGTCTCTATACCGAAGGCTCGGCGTGGTTCTCGACCGAAAACGGCAAGAAGGGTGCGCTTAAGGTCGGGCAATATGCGGATATCGCCGTGCCCAATGCTGACCTGATGCGCATCCCTGAAAGCGATATCAAGGATCTTTATTCCGTCCTGACGATCGTCGGCGGCAAGATTGTTCATGCGCAGGACGCGTTTAAACCGCTCGCCCCGGCGGCGCTGCCGATCAGCCCTGACTGGTCGCCGGTGCGCACCTTTGGCGGGTATCAGCATAAAAAGGCCGAGATCGCGTCGCTCGACAAAATCTCGCGCATCGCTTGCGCCTGCGGCACGGACTGCAAGGTCCACGGACACGCCCATGGGGGGGCCTATGCCGCCAATATTCCCGCCAGCAACCTGCGTGATTTCTGGGGCGTGCTCGGTTGCGCGTGCTGGGCATGA
- a CDS encoding hydrolase, whose translation MSYRTNALINADDTAFIFIDHQPQMAFGVTTIDRQLLKNNTVALARTAKLFGVPTILTSVETESFSGYIWPELLNVVQQNPIERSSMNAWDTDAFVAAVKATGKKKLVMAALWTEACLLFPTLSALENGFEVFIVTDASGGTSEESHNAAVRRMEQAGAKSMTTLTALLELQRDWAKRDTYNGVMEIVRDHFGAYGMGVDYAYTHVHKAPQRGEFAHVVKGALEHV comes from the coding sequence ATGTCCTATCGCACCAACGCCCTGATCAATGCCGACGACACCGCCTTTATCTTCATCGACCATCAGCCGCAAATGGCGTTTGGCGTGACGACCATTGACCGTCAGCTTTTGAAAAACAACACAGTCGCTCTGGCCCGCACCGCCAAGCTTTTCGGCGTACCGACCATCCTGACCTCGGTTGAGACCGAAAGCTTCTCCGGCTACATCTGGCCGGAACTGCTCAATGTCGTGCAGCAGAACCCGATCGAGCGCTCATCGATGAACGCCTGGGATACCGATGCGTTTGTGGCGGCGGTCAAGGCCACGGGCAAGAAAAAGCTGGTTATGGCGGCGTTGTGGACCGAGGCATGTCTGCTATTCCCTACCTTGAGCGCGCTGGAAAATGGCTTTGAGGTCTTTATCGTAACCGACGCTTCGGGCGGCACGTCCGAGGAGAGCCATAACGCCGCGGTGCGTCGCATGGAACAGGCCGGCGCCAAGTCGATGACCACCCTCACAGCCCTGCTTGAACTGCAACGCGACTGGGCCAAACGCGACACCTATAACGGCGTTATGGAAATCGTCCGCGATCATTTCGGAGCCTACGGCATGGGCGTCGATTACGCCTACACCCACGTCCATAAGGCGCCTCAGCGCGGCGAGTTTGCCCATGTCGTCAAGGGGGCGCTGGAACACGTTTAA
- a CDS encoding c-type cytochrome, with protein sequence MKTVAAFALVGAFLMGASPVWAQAPATDPVAAGQRVFLACKTCHSLEAGGKDGAGPNLNGLFGKKAGTVSKGFNYSPALKAYGKVWDEATLDAYLQNPTKAVPGTKMVTRAPADPARRAALIQYLKSATR encoded by the coding sequence ATGAAGACGGTTGCCGCATTTGCCTTGGTGGGCGCATTTCTGATGGGCGCATCACCCGTTTGGGCTCAAGCTCCGGCGACCGATCCGGTGGCGGCGGGCCAGCGGGTGTTTCTGGCTTGCAAGACCTGCCACAGCTTAGAGGCGGGTGGCAAGGACGGGGCGGGGCCTAACCTGAATGGCCTGTTTGGCAAAAAAGCCGGTACGGTCTCCAAGGGCTTCAACTATTCGCCGGCCCTGAAAGCCTATGGCAAAGTGTGGGATGAGGCGACCCTTGACGCCTATCTGCAAAACCCGACCAAGGCAGTGCCGGGAACTAAGATGGTGACCCGCGCCCCCGCCGATCCAGCGCGCCGCGCTGCCCTCATCCAATATCTGAAATCCGCGACGCGCTAA